In Xenopus tropicalis strain Nigerian chromosome 5, UCB_Xtro_10.0, whole genome shotgun sequence, one genomic interval encodes:
- the tomm20 gene encoding mitochondrial import receptor subunit TOM20 homolog has product MVVVGKTSAIAAGVCGALFLGYCIYFDRKRRSDPNFKNRLREKRRKQKIAKERAGQSRLPDLKDAEAVQKFFLEEIQLGEELLAQGDFEKGVDHLTNAIAICGQPQQLLQVLQQTLPPPVFQMLLTKLPTINQRIGNAQNLAEDDVE; this is encoded by the exons ATGGTGGTAGTAGGGAAGACGAGCGCCATCGCGGCAGGGGTGTGCGGGGCCCTGTTCCTTGGGTATTGCATTTATTTCGACAGAAAAAGGAGGAGTGACCCCAACTTCAAAAACAGGCTGCGAGAGA aaagaagaaaacaaaagatTGCCAAAGAGAGAGCAGGACAGTCAAGG TTACCAGATCTTAAAGATGCAGAGGCTGTCCAAAAATTTTTCCTTGAAGAAATTCAGCTTGGAGAGGAGCTATTAGCTCAAG GTGATTTTGAAAAGGGTGTTGATCACTTAACAAATGCAATTGCCATTTGTGGTCAGCCTCAGCAGTTGCTACAGGTTTTGCAGCAGACCTTACCCCCACCTGTTTTCCAGATGCTACTGACTAAGCTACCAACTATCAACCAA AGAATTGGAAATGCGCAGAATTTGGCTGAAGATGATGTGGAGTAG